The following proteins are co-located in the Haloplanus sp. HW8-1 genome:
- a CDS encoding DUF7563 family protein — protein sequence MPECQNCGAFVTRDYARVFTPNGVEDPRVCPRCEDMVRDGADVRNARSPRNS from the coding sequence ATGCCCGAGTGCCAGAACTGTGGTGCGTTCGTCACGCGGGATTACGCCCGGGTGTTCACGCCGAACGGCGTCGAGGATCCGCGCGTGTGCCCCCGCTGTGAGGATATGGTCCGTGACGGCGCTGACGTTCGTAACGCTCGCTCCCCCCGCAACTCCTGA
- a CDS encoding DUF7552 domain-containing protein: MVEAGIDVSIRGRHATIRETRGRIEALAEGGRYRVASARTGMEPVPVVGLRYPDRETAATAARLTRAYRAALRRWDPALALVDPVVRESRSASASHDTASGQGRLGATSAGRKS; the protein is encoded by the coding sequence ATGGTCGAGGCAGGTATCGACGTGTCGATCCGGGGGCGACACGCGACGATCCGCGAGACGCGAGGTCGTATCGAGGCGCTGGCCGAGGGCGGGCGCTACCGCGTGGCGTCGGCCCGAACCGGCATGGAGCCGGTACCGGTCGTCGGACTCCGGTATCCCGACCGTGAGACGGCCGCGACGGCCGCCCGGTTGACCCGCGCGTATCGGGCGGCGCTTCGACGGTGGGATCCCGCGTTGGCGTTGGTGGACCCGGTCGTTCGCGAGTCCCGGTCGGCGTCGGCGAGCCACGATACGGCATCCGGACAAGGGCGTCTCGGGGCAACCTCGGCGGGGAGGAAGTCGTGA
- a CDS encoding TetR/AcrR family transcriptional regulator: protein MNADDSVPGPTDDIMCATYRALCRHGYANLTMQDIADEWSKSKPALHYHYDTKRGLLLAFLEHLFTAYTDRVAAPDEGSPRARLDALIDAALDPPRADAHRELRTALFEVKAQAPHDEAFRERLERFDDYLAAEIRRIVAEGIEAGAFRADADPEMAAVLLVTLVNGAHSRRVALGAADGVRDAINAAVDDHLEGGVR from the coding sequence GTGAACGCCGACGACTCGGTCCCCGGACCGACCGACGACATCATGTGTGCGACCTATCGCGCCCTCTGTCGGCACGGCTACGCGAACCTGACGATGCAGGACATCGCCGACGAGTGGTCGAAGAGCAAGCCCGCCCTCCACTACCACTACGACACCAAGCGCGGCCTTCTGCTCGCCTTCCTCGAGCACCTCTTTACCGCCTACACCGACCGCGTCGCGGCGCCCGACGAGGGGTCGCCCCGCGCTCGCCTCGACGCCCTGATCGATGCCGCACTGGATCCGCCGCGCGCGGACGCCCACCGCGAACTCCGGACCGCGCTGTTCGAGGTGAAAGCACAGGCCCCACACGACGAGGCGTTTCGCGAGCGACTGGAACGGTTCGACGACTACCTCGCCGCCGAGATCCGCCGTATCGTCGCCGAGGGCATCGAGGCGGGCGCGTTCCGGGCCGACGCCGACCCGGAGATGGCGGCGGTTCTTCTCGTGACACTCGTCAACGGTGCCCACTCCCGGCGGGTCGCCCTCGGCGCCGCCGACGGCGTTCGCGACGCCATCAACGCCGCCGTCGACGACCATCTCGAGGGGGGCGTGCGATGA
- a CDS encoding DUF7260 family protein has translation MIGETHVPAARERVDAEQVTVDAKVAAYETFVDRVRDVATDAGGGEAPGPVGTTLAATTRRSGGAAAVREAFEATVRSIEGVDDDASVFETLAAELGEEVAVALAPTTGATFTAQFRDQLIEAATERRWQLRTMATALEREAASLEAASEAFTAIREWLERADETPLRALGFDALQARHVRLDDHLDRCAERARDRQAFLDGSTSEHAKVGLGHRCLVAFLYEDLPVDYPVLDGVATLASTCERCQRNVRAHLTRCG, from the coding sequence GTGATCGGTGAGACGCACGTGCCGGCGGCCAGAGAACGGGTCGACGCGGAGCAGGTGACGGTGGACGCGAAGGTCGCAGCCTACGAGACGTTCGTCGACCGGGTGCGGGACGTGGCGACCGACGCGGGAGGCGGAGAGGCACCGGGGCCGGTCGGAACGACGCTCGCCGCGACGACGCGTCGGAGCGGTGGCGCTGCGGCGGTCCGGGAGGCGTTCGAGGCGACGGTGCGGTCGATCGAGGGCGTCGACGACGACGCCTCCGTCTTCGAGACGCTGGCGGCCGAACTCGGCGAGGAGGTGGCGGTCGCGCTGGCGCCGACGACGGGGGCAACGTTCACCGCCCAGTTTCGTGACCAGTTGATCGAGGCGGCGACCGAGCGGCGGTGGCAACTCCGGACGATGGCCACGGCACTGGAGCGCGAGGCGGCCTCGCTCGAGGCCGCGAGCGAAGCGTTCACCGCGATCCGTGAGTGGCTGGAGCGGGCCGACGAGACACCCCTGCGGGCGCTCGGGTTCGACGCCCTGCAGGCACGACACGTCCGTCTCGACGACCATCTCGACCGGTGTGCGGAGCGCGCACGGGACCGGCAGGCGTTTCTCGACGGGTCGACGAGCGAACACGCGAAGGTCGGCCTCGGACACCGGTGTCTCGTCGCCTTCCTCTACGAGGACCTCCCGGTCGACTACCCGGTTCTCGACGGCGTGGCGACGCTGGCGTCGACGTGCGAGCGGTGCCAGCGCAA
- the purM gene encoding phosphoribosylformylglycinamidine cyclo-ligase has translation MSDDDEEELTYAAAGVDIAESEAATAALVGAVGESTGDYAGLLDIGDRYLGLATDGVGTKLLVAEALSDYSTVGIDCIAMNANDLVAAGVRPIAFVDYLAVDDPDERFAEQIGDGLAEGAERAGIELVGGETAVMPEVVSGLDLAGTCAGLAAKDAIFPGSAEVGDALVGVPSSGIHSNGLTLAREAVTRRGEYTDPCPFGDYDRLGDALLEPTRIYTDLLDPMRTHGVHAAAHVTGGGWTNLHRLGDARYVIDDPFDPHPVFDFVQEAGNVSDEEMHRTFNMGTGFVAALDPADADALAAAVDGRVIGRVEDGDGVSIRGLTL, from the coding sequence ATGAGCGACGACGACGAGGAGGAACTCACGTACGCGGCGGCCGGCGTCGATATCGCCGAGAGCGAGGCGGCGACGGCCGCACTCGTCGGCGCCGTCGGCGAGAGCACGGGTGACTACGCCGGACTCCTCGACATCGGCGACCGATATCTGGGGTTGGCGACCGACGGCGTGGGTACGAAGCTCCTCGTCGCCGAGGCGCTCTCCGATTACTCGACCGTCGGTATCGACTGTATCGCGATGAACGCGAACGATCTCGTCGCCGCGGGCGTCCGGCCGATCGCGTTCGTCGACTATCTGGCGGTCGACGACCCCGACGAGCGCTTCGCCGAACAGATCGGCGACGGACTCGCCGAGGGCGCCGAACGCGCCGGCATCGAACTCGTGGGCGGCGAGACGGCGGTGATGCCGGAGGTCGTCTCCGGACTCGATCTCGCGGGGACCTGTGCCGGTCTCGCGGCCAAGGACGCCATCTTTCCGGGAAGCGCCGAGGTGGGCGACGCGCTCGTCGGCGTGCCATCCTCGGGTATCCACTCGAACGGCCTCACGCTGGCTCGCGAAGCCGTCACGCGCCGGGGCGAGTACACCGATCCCTGTCCGTTCGGCGACTACGACCGCCTCGGCGACGCCCTGCTCGAACCGACGCGGATCTACACGGATCTCCTCGATCCGATGCGGACCCACGGGGTCCACGCCGCCGCTCACGTCACCGGCGGCGGATGGACGAACCTCCACCGCCTCGGCGACGCCCGCTACGTGATCGACGATCCGTTCGATCCCCACCCCGTATTCGACTTCGTGCAGGAAGCCGGCAACGTCTCCGACGAGGAGATGCACCGCACGTTCAACATGGGGACGGGGTTCGTAGCCGCGCTCGATCCGGCCGACGCCGACGCCCTGGCCGCGGCGGTCGACGGGAGAGTGATCGGCCGCGTCGAGGACGGCGACGGCGTCTCGATCCGCGGCCTGACGCTGTAG
- a CDS encoding metalloprotease: MTLRFSSRELRDLAVAWIALGVAFAIFFAGGGSRAVSMLLEAGVVGPLVVSLVTAGLGFLLHELAHKVVAVRFDQIAEFRADYSMLFLAVMSALVGFLFAAPGAVHHRGRLTPREHGLIALAGPVTNGLLALVFAPVYVAGHFVGSPLLALVGGRGVAINLFLAAFNLVPFGALDGRTVLDWSTAVFVLTFVPAAAVTVFVVFVLGIGF; this comes from the coding sequence GTGACCCTGCGGTTCAGTTCGCGCGAACTCCGCGATCTGGCCGTCGCGTGGATTGCCCTCGGGGTCGCCTTCGCCATCTTCTTCGCCGGCGGCGGGAGCCGCGCGGTCTCGATGTTGTTGGAGGCGGGCGTCGTGGGGCCGCTCGTCGTCTCCCTGGTCACCGCCGGCCTCGGCTTTCTCCTTCACGAACTCGCCCACAAGGTCGTGGCGGTCCGGTTCGACCAGATCGCCGAGTTCCGCGCCGACTACAGTATGCTCTTTCTGGCCGTCATGAGCGCCCTCGTCGGATTTCTCTTTGCCGCGCCGGGTGCCGTCCACCACCGTGGTCGGCTCACCCCGCGGGAACACGGCCTCATCGCCCTCGCCGGCCCCGTCACGAACGGCCTGTTGGCCCTCGTCTTCGCGCCCGTCTACGTCGCCGGCCACTTCGTCGGCTCGCCCCTACTCGCCCTCGTCGGCGGCCGCGGCGTCGCGATCAACCTCTTTCTGGCCGCGTTCAACCTCGTTCCCTTCGGCGCGCTGGACGGTCGGACCGTCCTCGACTGGAGTACGGCGGTCTTCGTCCTCACCTTCGTCCCCGCCGCCGCCGTCACCGTGTTCGTGGTGTTCGTCCTCGGCATCGGGTTCTGA
- a CDS encoding MATE family efflux transporter, producing MNLRDLFKSREEFDLTEGNVGRPLFYLSLPIVVTNLLQTAYNLADTFWIGQYSTDALAAISFAFPMVFLIISLGMGLAVAGSILVAQYTGADKKREAEYAASQTIGFASVVSVVIGAVAYVFVGDVLALLGPAPDVLRLATGYMEIISLGIFFMFGFLVFVSLMRGYGDTITPMLVMLGSVALNVVLDPILIFGWGPFPQWGIEGAAIATVFSRGLALVVGLWIMFTGRRGVRIRLRSVVPDLSYGRRLIRIGVPASVEGTGQAVAINLLMFIVGTFSTPVVAAFGIGVRVFSVIFLPAIAVSRGVETMSGQNIGAGKPARAALTARVAARTTFAVLAAAGVVTFLFADPIVALFTDDRAVIEVGATFLRYVAPSFGFIGIMRSYNGGFRGAGKTLTAAAIAVTMLGGIRLPIAWVASRVMGPPGIWLSFLISNVAGAVIAYVWFQRGTWRSADGRGPPVADVTDDPATTDAAGND from the coding sequence ATGAACCTCCGGGACCTGTTCAAGTCTCGCGAGGAGTTCGACCTGACCGAGGGCAACGTGGGGCGGCCCCTGTTTTATCTCTCCCTTCCGATCGTCGTCACCAACCTGCTCCAGACGGCGTACAACCTCGCCGACACCTTCTGGATCGGGCAGTACAGCACGGACGCCCTCGCCGCGATCAGTTTCGCCTTCCCGATGGTCTTTCTCATCATCTCACTGGGGATGGGGCTGGCGGTGGCGGGAAGCATCCTCGTTGCCCAGTACACCGGCGCGGACAAAAAGCGGGAAGCCGAGTACGCCGCCTCCCAGACCATCGGGTTCGCATCCGTCGTCTCGGTCGTCATCGGCGCCGTGGCCTACGTCTTCGTCGGCGACGTCCTCGCGCTTCTCGGCCCCGCCCCCGACGTGTTGCGTCTCGCGACCGGGTACATGGAGATCATCTCGCTGGGCATCTTCTTCATGTTCGGCTTTCTGGTGTTCGTCTCGCTCATGCGCGGGTACGGAGACACGATCACCCCCATGCTCGTCATGCTCGGATCCGTCGCGCTCAACGTCGTCCTCGATCCCATCCTCATCTTCGGGTGGGGTCCCTTCCCGCAGTGGGGCATCGAGGGGGCGGCTATCGCCACGGTCTTCTCTCGGGGACTTGCCCTCGTCGTCGGCCTCTGGATCATGTTCACCGGACGACGCGGCGTCCGCATCAGGCTCCGAAGCGTCGTCCCAGACCTCTCCTACGGCCGGCGTCTGATCCGGATCGGCGTCCCTGCCTCCGTCGAGGGGACCGGGCAGGCCGTCGCGATCAACCTCCTCATGTTCATCGTCGGCACCTTCTCGACGCCGGTCGTGGCCGCGTTCGGGATCGGCGTCCGGGTCTTTTCGGTCATCTTCCTCCCCGCCATCGCCGTCTCCCGCGGCGTCGAAACCATGTCCGGCCAGAACATCGGCGCCGGCAAACCCGCCCGGGCCGCGCTGACCGCCCGCGTCGCCGCCCGCACGACGTTTGCCGTCCTCGCCGCCGCGGGCGTGGTGACGTTCCTCTTCGCCGATCCCATCGTCGCGCTCTTTACCGACGACCGGGCCGTGATCGAGGTGGGTGCCACCTTCCTCCGCTATGTCGCTCCCTCCTTCGGCTTCATCGGCATCATGCGCTCGTACAACGGGGGCTTCAGGGGTGCGGGCAAGACGCTTACCGCCGCTGCGATCGCGGTGACGATGCTCGGCGGCATCCGCCTACCCATCGCCTGGGTCGCCTCGCGGGTCATGGGCCCGCCCGGCATCTGGCTCTCCTTTCTGATCTCGAACGTCGCCGGCGCGGTCATCGCCTACGTCTGGTTCCAGCGGGGCACGTGGCGGTCCGCCGACGGCCGTGGGCCGCCGGTCGCCGACGTCACCGACGACCCCGCGACGACCGACGCCGCCGGCAACGACTAA
- a CDS encoding CBS domain-containing protein translates to MDLPTPQDLRERRTSLDLTQSALAEMAGVSQPLIARIEGGDVDPRLSTLRRIVAALDEAEGSVVRAEDLMNETLVSVAPDDSVADAERRMEEAAFSQLPVLQNGLPVGSISFSDIRHEGENVGQKAVAEIMSEQFPTVSREDSVDKISNLLDYYKAVIVTESGEAVGIITEADIAAALS, encoded by the coding sequence ATGGATCTACCGACGCCGCAGGACCTGCGGGAGCGCCGGACCTCCCTGGATCTGACACAGAGCGCGCTCGCCGAGATGGCCGGAGTCTCCCAGCCACTGATCGCACGAATCGAGGGCGGGGACGTCGACCCGCGACTCTCGACGCTCCGCCGGATCGTCGCCGCCCTCGACGAGGCCGAGGGGAGTGTCGTCCGGGCGGAGGATCTGATGAACGAAACGCTGGTCAGCGTCGCGCCGGACGACTCCGTGGCCGACGCCGAGCGTCGGATGGAGGAAGCGGCCTTCTCACAGTTGCCGGTGTTGCAAAACGGGCTGCCGGTCGGCTCGATCAGCTTCAGCGACATTCGCCACGAGGGCGAGAACGTCGGGCAGAAAGCCGTCGCCGAGATCATGAGCGAGCAGTTCCCGACGGTCTCCCGCGAGGATTCGGTCGACAAAATCAGTAACCTGCTCGACTACTACAAGGCGGTCATCGTGACCGAGAGCGGCGAGGCTGTCGGTATCATCACCGAAGCGGACATCGCAGCGGCGCTCTCCTGA
- a CDS encoding proteasome assembly chaperone family protein has product MSDDQFRDPTFHISDCTAPSTTVVAGFSSFGLAGLTAADYLVDHLGLEETGHVTAESLPSITPFEDGTPRHHSRFFSSPDVDLTVFVNELFLPAWAADPFADALLDWTDGHDVSEILTLSGIPYAHGPDAHDAFYVASDDYREHLLDGIDIQPMGKGFLDGINGALMYRGIESDLRTAVFITPVHAQVPDVPAAIRLIEAFDHVYDLGVDSAPLEEFARNVEQYYQDLAARQAEVDESQVPEDRMYM; this is encoded by the coding sequence ATGTCAGACGACCAATTTCGGGACCCGACCTTTCACATCTCCGACTGCACGGCACCGTCGACCACGGTTGTCGCCGGCTTCTCGTCGTTCGGCCTCGCCGGCCTCACTGCCGCCGACTATCTCGTCGATCACCTCGGCTTGGAGGAGACCGGCCACGTCACCGCGGAGTCGCTGCCGTCGATCACTCCCTTCGAGGACGGCACCCCCCGCCACCACTCGCGGTTTTTCTCCAGCCCCGACGTCGATCTGACCGTCTTCGTCAACGAACTCTTCTTGCCGGCCTGGGCTGCCGACCCCTTCGCCGACGCCCTGCTCGACTGGACCGACGGCCACGACGTGAGCGAGATCCTCACCCTCTCCGGAATCCCCTACGCCCACGGCCCGGACGCTCACGACGCCTTCTACGTCGCCTCCGACGACTACCGCGAACACCTCCTCGACGGGATCGACATCCAGCCGATGGGAAAGGGATTTCTCGACGGCATCAACGGCGCGCTCATGTACCGCGGTATCGAGTCCGACCTCCGGACGGCCGTGTTCATCACGCCCGTCCACGCACAGGTGCCCGACGTCCCTGCCGCCATCCGACTCATCGAGGCCTTCGACCACGTCTATGATCTCGGCGTCGATTCCGCACCGTTGGAGGAGTTCGCCCGAAACGTCGAGCAGTACTACCAGGACCTCGCCGCCCGGCAGGCCGAGGTCGACGAGAGCCAGGTGCCCGAGGATCGGATGTACATGTGA
- a CDS encoding TraB/GumN family protein: MNEQGASTGREGRVRVVGTAHVSAESVRDVEDAIEDDRPDVVAVELDEGRYRQLQGETPDDIEPGDLLRGNTVFQFLAYWMLSYVQSRLGEKFDIEPGADMMAAVDTAERLGIDVALVDRDIQTTIQRFWARMGPLEKARLVGGLAFGVTDARGIGLALGVLTGVVAGPLLGLFGPSLGLTLPLLTRITGGVLIAVVAGVLAHTLADTVLGPDEALVAAGGVGVAAGLLGGLGLGLADGVVTSLGPLFSRIVGSLTLGLVGGVTVGLLGGFLADRAGYGAVEADDLDDFEVSELTDADVVSVMMEEFRAFSPAGARALIDERDAYIAHELVALREAGRDVVAIVGAGHREGIESYLEAPETLPSRESLVGADSGGGVPWLKAAGVLISLGFVAFFVLLAMAGVRDGFLLRLFAAWFVVNGVFAAGLAKLAGARWSSTAVGGLVAWMTSVNPLLAPGWFTGYVELRHTAVNVSDIGRLNELLGDEEKPIRQLVGEMFDVPLFRLIMIVAMTNVGSMIASLLFAVYVLPLFATEIGGVEGISRLMLEGARNSAELLWRTVS; the protein is encoded by the coding sequence ATGAACGAGCAGGGGGCGTCGACCGGCCGGGAGGGGCGGGTTCGCGTCGTCGGAACCGCCCACGTCTCGGCCGAGAGCGTCCGCGACGTCGAGGACGCCATCGAGGACGACCGCCCCGACGTGGTCGCAGTGGAACTCGACGAGGGGCGCTACCGCCAACTGCAAGGCGAAACGCCCGACGACATCGAACCCGGTGACCTCCTCCGGGGCAACACGGTCTTCCAGTTTCTCGCCTACTGGATGCTCTCGTACGTCCAGTCCCGCCTCGGCGAGAAGTTCGACATCGAGCCCGGAGCGGACATGATGGCCGCCGTCGACACGGCCGAACGCCTCGGTATCGACGTGGCGCTCGTCGATCGCGACATCCAGACGACGATCCAGCGGTTCTGGGCGCGGATGGGGCCCCTGGAGAAGGCACGACTCGTCGGCGGCCTCGCCTTCGGCGTCACCGACGCCCGCGGGATCGGCCTCGCGCTCGGCGTCCTCACCGGCGTGGTCGCCGGCCCCCTTCTCGGCCTGTTCGGGCCCTCGCTCGGGCTCACCCTCCCGCTGCTCACGCGGATCACCGGCGGCGTCCTGATCGCCGTCGTCGCCGGCGTTCTGGCCCACACGCTCGCCGACACCGTCCTCGGTCCCGACGAAGCGCTCGTCGCGGCGGGCGGCGTCGGCGTCGCCGCCGGCCTCCTCGGTGGCCTCGGCCTCGGCCTCGCGGACGGCGTCGTCACCTCGCTCGGCCCACTCTTTTCCCGGATCGTCGGCAGCCTCACCCTCGGCCTCGTCGGCGGCGTAACCGTCGGCCTCCTCGGTGGCTTTCTCGCCGACCGCGCCGGCTACGGCGCCGTCGAGGCCGACGACCTCGACGACTTCGAGGTGTCAGAACTCACCGATGCCGACGTTGTCAGCGTCATGATGGAGGAGTTCCGAGCGTTCAGTCCGGCCGGCGCCCGCGCGCTCATCGACGAGCGCGACGCCTACATCGCCCACGAGCTCGTCGCCCTCCGCGAGGCGGGCCGTGACGTCGTGGCCATCGTCGGCGCGGGCCACCGCGAAGGGATCGAATCCTACCTCGAAGCGCCCGAGACGCTGCCGTCCCGGGAGTCGCTCGTCGGGGCCGACTCCGGCGGCGGCGTGCCGTGGCTGAAGGCCGCGGGCGTCCTGATCTCCCTCGGCTTCGTCGCCTTCTTCGTCCTCCTCGCCATGGCCGGCGTCCGCGACGGCTTCCTCCTCCGGCTGTTTGCCGCGTGGTTCGTCGTCAACGGCGTCTTCGCGGCCGGCCTCGCCAAACTCGCCGGCGCCCGGTGGTCGTCGACGGCCGTCGGCGGCCTCGTGGCGTGGATGACCTCGGTCAACCCGCTGCTCGCACCGGGGTGGTTCACCGGCTACGTCGAACTCCGACACACCGCGGTCAACGTCTCGGACATCGGCCGTCTCAACGAACTCCTCGGCGACGAGGAGAAGCCGATCCGTCAGCTCGTCGGCGAAATGTTCGACGTCCCCCTGTTCCGACTCATCATGATCGTCGCGATGACGAACGTCGGCAGCATGATCGCCAGCCTCCTCTTTGCCGTGTACGTCCTGCCGTTGTTCGCGACGGAGATCGGCGGGGTCGAGGGCATCTCGCGATTGATGCTCGAAGGCGCCCGCAACAGCGCCGAACTACTCTGGAGGACCGTCTCGTGA
- the corA gene encoding magnesium/cobalt transporter CorA — protein MTVRTVVYDSGAVESAEETDAATLQEARVATGTTWVRLSTPTEEELARVSEVFGLHALEIDDVRSNAAPKVEVFPEHTFVLVKSARLRGGETTFEEEISDQPVGLFFGHDWIVTVAIEETAAVGTVWDRVSREEPRLLGRDADFTAYRILDAIVDEYFNILDEIGRDIEAVEDRIIDDPDTETLEILNSLRRELLSIRRIVWPTRDAVSVLSRGDAEHVGTSTEKYFRDVYDHLVQHVELVETYRDLASGARDIYLNTLSQSTNEVMKRLTVVATIILPLTFVVGVYGMNFGGEPYNMPELGWRFGYPAVMLGMALTAGIMLGYFRSEGWL, from the coding sequence GTGACCGTCCGGACGGTCGTCTACGACTCCGGGGCCGTCGAGAGTGCCGAGGAAACGGACGCCGCGACGCTCCAGGAGGCCCGGGTTGCGACGGGGACGACGTGGGTTCGACTCTCGACCCCGACCGAGGAGGAACTCGCCCGTGTGAGCGAGGTCTTCGGCCTCCACGCCCTCGAGATCGACGACGTACGGAGCAACGCCGCACCGAAAGTCGAGGTGTTTCCGGAACACACGTTCGTCTTGGTGAAGAGTGCGCGCCTCCGCGGCGGCGAGACGACGTTCGAAGAGGAGATCAGCGATCAGCCCGTGGGGTTGTTTTTCGGCCACGACTGGATCGTCACGGTCGCTATCGAGGAGACGGCCGCCGTCGGAACGGTCTGGGATCGCGTGAGCCGCGAGGAGCCGCGTCTGCTCGGCCGCGATGCGGATTTCACCGCCTACCGGATCCTCGACGCCATCGTCGACGAGTACTTCAATATCCTCGACGAGATCGGACGCGACATCGAGGCCGTCGAGGACCGCATCATCGACGACCCCGACACTGAGACCCTGGAGATCCTCAACAGCCTGCGTCGGGAGTTGCTGTCGATCAGGCGGATCGTCTGGCCGACCCGCGACGCGGTGAGTGTGCTCTCGCGGGGCGACGCCGAGCACGTCGGAACGTCGACGGAGAAGTACTTCCGTGACGTGTACGACCACCTGGTCCAACACGTCGAACTCGTCGAGACGTACCGTGATCTGGCCAGCGGTGCCCGGGACATCTACCTCAACACGCTCTCGCAGTCGACGAACGAGGTGATGAAGCGCCTGACCGTCGTCGCGACGATCATCCTTCCGCTGACGTTCGTGGTCGGCGTCTACGGGATGAACTTCGGCGGCGAGCCGTACAACATGCCCGAACTCGGCTGGCGCTTCGGCTATCCGGCGGTCATGTTGGGGATGGCACTCACCGCGGGAATCATGCTCGGATACTTCCGCTCGGAGGGGTGGCTGTGA
- a CDS encoding glycerate kinase type-2 family protein, translating to MVSFENEGRLASTRGRETALDCVSAGIDAARPDRVVDETVHLDDDGLHVGDATYDLSNVDRILVVGGGKAADGVATALEDVLGERIDAGAVVTPEPAESGRIERWEGDHPVPSQAGVEGTDRILDLVTETDDRTLVLAIITGGASALLPSPAEGISLDDLQTTTDALLDAGAEIGDLNAVRKHLSTIKGGGIAELSAPARVVGLVFSDVVGNDLSVIASGPTAPDESTYEDALDVLRRYDVDPPAAVRDRLEQGAAGNLPETPRPADPAFDRVDNHVIADAFTAIEAAQEVAHERGYDTCILSSSVRGEAREAALTHVAVAEEMDSTGNPIESPAVLLSGGEVTVTVRGDGVGGPNAEFALAAAVDLPSSTTLACVDTDGYDGSSDFAGAVVDADTVDDVPAAHRALANSNAYGFLGGREAVLSTGATGTNVNDLRVMVVE from the coding sequence ATGGTCTCCTTCGAGAACGAAGGTCGACTGGCATCGACCCGCGGGCGCGAGACGGCGCTCGATTGTGTGAGTGCAGGCATCGACGCCGCTCGCCCCGATCGCGTCGTCGACGAGACGGTCCACCTCGACGACGACGGCCTCCACGTCGGCGACGCGACCTACGACCTCTCGAACGTGGATCGCATCCTCGTCGTGGGCGGCGGAAAGGCGGCTGACGGCGTCGCGACGGCGTTGGAGGACGTTCTCGGGGAACGGATCGACGCCGGCGCCGTCGTCACTCCGGAACCCGCGGAGAGCGGTCGGATCGAGCGGTGGGAGGGCGACCACCCGGTCCCCAGTCAGGCGGGCGTCGAGGGGACCGACCGGATCCTCGATCTCGTCACCGAGACGGACGACCGGACGCTGGTCCTGGCGATCATCACCGGAGGGGCGAGCGCGCTCCTCCCGTCGCCGGCGGAGGGGATCTCGCTCGACGACCTCCAGACGACGACGGACGCACTCCTCGACGCGGGCGCCGAGATCGGCGACCTCAACGCGGTACGCAAACACCTCTCGACGATCAAGGGCGGCGGCATCGCCGAACTCTCGGCCCCCGCCCGGGTGGTCGGCCTCGTGTTCAGCGACGTGGTCGGCAACGACCTGAGCGTGATCGCCAGCGGACCGACCGCGCCGGACGAATCGACGTACGAGGACGCCCTCGACGTGTTGCGGCGCTACGACGTCGATCCCCCAGCGGCGGTCCGGGATCGGCTGGAACAGGGGGCGGCCGGCAACCTTCCCGAGACGCCGCGTCCCGCCGATCCCGCCTTCGATCGGGTGGACAACCACGTGATCGCGGACGCCTTCACCGCCATCGAGGCCGCCCAGGAGGTGGCCCACGAGCGGGGGTACGACACTTGCATCCTCTCCTCGTCGGTGCGGGGCGAGGCCCGGGAGGCGGCGCTGACACACGTCGCCGTCGCGGAGGAGATGGACTCGACGGGCAACCCCATCGAATCGCCGGCGGTCCTCCTCTCGGGCGGCGAGGTGACGGTCACCGTCCGCGGCGACGGCGTCGGGGGACCGAACGCCGAGTTCGCCCTGGCGGCGGCTGTCGACCTCCCGTCCTCAACGACGCTCGCCTGTGTCGACACCGACGGCTACGACGGCAGCAGCGACTTCGCGGGCGCGGTCGTCGACGCCGACACCGTCGACGACGTCCCAGCCGCCCACCGTGCGCTCGCGAACAGCAACGCCTACGGCTTCCTCGGCGGCCGCGAGGCGGTCCTCAGCACGGGCGCCACGGGGACGAACGTCAACGACCTGCGCGTCATGGTCGTCGAGTAG